The following proteins are encoded in a genomic region of Vanessa tameamea isolate UH-Manoa-2023 chromosome 4, ilVanTame1 primary haplotype, whole genome shotgun sequence:
- the LOC113394511 gene encoding rho guanine nucleotide exchange factor 7 isoform X3: MSTENCLVKAIYSFKGKNNDELCFKKGDIITVTQKEEGGWWEGTLGETTGWFPSNYVTEYKDTSGSITTSPIRAASEIQAFRNVVLKDIIDSEKAHVAEMQGLVSNFLHPLEESDMLTKDEFKQLTGNINEVLQVHEQFLDLLEECAMKTGPDQRVGGLFLQWAPKIKAVHQIYCAGHPKAVCILDKYKEELNTWMENAGAVCPGVLVLTAGLSKPFRRLGKYPAMLQELARHVHEAHPDRGDTHRASIVYKDIASGCAALRRQKELELQVVTGEVRGWPGGELTSLGDVLHMGSVAVGPSHQDRYLVLFPSALLLLSVSKRVSAFVYEGCLPLTGITVCKLDDTETRKNAFEISGPMIDKIVAVCQTRAEADNWVSLLQKHSNNSSPTHESAQPQSLPHMAMSDSSNELSSGLSNHKRSHSFNNHQSYTQHTQQTQKNKHKNQSARWLLNSCDSLDQSPAKSSKTPIGKKFSSVDFIDATDSSFSNKGWSITCLRPAPPLRPQSFTVGSDENIGPTHPYAPHQRKSNSYEEDALILKVIEAYCTSARCRNAVSSVPNIPLEIFESTRRRHAKTRNRIISCGLRPLFSR; encoded by the exons ATGTCTACTGAGAATTGCTTAGTGAAAGCAATATATTCATTCAAGGGTAAAAACAATGATGAACTATGCTTCAAAAAAGGTGACATTATCACTGTCACTCAAAAAGAAGAAGGAGGTTGGTGGGAAGGCACACTAGGAGAAACGACAGGATGGTTTCCTAGTAACTATGTGACCGAATATAaag ACACTTCTGGCTCCATAACTACTTCTCCAATAAGAGCAGCTTCAGAGATTCAAGCTTTTAGAAATGTAGTACTCAAGGATATAATTGATTCTGAAAAAGCCCATGTAGCTGAGATGCAAGGGCTAGTTAGCAACTTTTTACATCCCTTGGAAGAAAGTGACAT gcTCACTAAAGATGAATTCAAGCAGTTAACAGGAAATATTAATGAAGTGTTACAAGTGCATGAACAGTTTCTTGATTTATTGGAAGAATGTGCAATGAAGACAGGGCCAGACCAAAGAGTCGGTGGCCTGTTTCTGCAGTGGGCACCTAAAATAAAAGCAGTGCACCAAATATATTGTGCTGGTCACCCCAAAGCTGTCTGTATACTTGATAAATACAA AGAAGAGCTTAATACATGGATGGAAAATGCAGGGGCAGTTTGTCCAGGAGTACTGGTACTCACTGCAGGTCTATCAAAACCATTCCGACGTCTTGGGAAATATCCTGCAATGTTGCAGGAATTAGCCAGGCATGTGCATGAAGCTCACCCCGATAGAGGAGATACACATAGAGCTTCAAttgtttataaagatattgcT AGTGGTTGTGCAGCTTTAAGACGCCAAAAAGAGCTGGAGCTTCAAGTGGTAACAGGAGAAGTTCGAGGCTGGCCAGGAGGTGAACTAACCTCCCTTGGTGATGTACTTCATATGGGCAGTGTGGCAGTTGGTCCCTCCCATCAAGACCGGTACCTCGTACTGTTTCCATCTGCCCTGCTTCTTTTGTCAGTCAGCAAACGTGTGTCTGCATTTGTTTATGag ggaTGTCTTCCACTAACTGGTATTACGGTTTGCAAATTAGATGATACAGAAACAAGAAAAAATGCATTTGAAATTAGTGGGCCGATGATTGATAAAATAGTTGCAGTCTGCCAAACCAGGGCCGAAGCAGACAACTGGGTCAGTTTACTTCAGAAACACTCCAACAATAGCAGCCCTACTCACGAGTCTGCCCAGCCACAGTCTTTACCTCat ATGGCCATGAGCGACAGCAGTAATGAATTATCGTCGGGCCTCAGCAACCATAAAAGATCCCATTCATTCAACAACCATCAAAGCTACACTCAGCATACtcaacaaacacaaaaaaataaacacaagaaTCAATCGGCGCGCTGGCTTCTGAATTCTTGCGACTCGCTCGATCAATCGCCCGCTAAATCTAGTAAAACACCAATTGGAAAGAAATTCTCGTCGGTTGATTTCATCGACGCAACTGACTCATCATTTAgtaataaag GTTGGAGTATAACTTGCCTCCGGCCCGCACCGCCGCTGCGGCCGCAGTCCTTCACCGTCGGCTCCGACGAGAACATCGGCCCCACACACCCTTACGCGCCTCACCAGAGAAAGTCGAACTCCTACGAAGAAGATGCGCTCATATTGAAAGTCATCGAAGCGTATTGTACTTCGGCCCGCTGTAGGAATGCCGTGAGCTCCG TACCCAATATACCACTGGAGATATTCGAGTCGACAAGGAGGAGACACGCAAAGACAAGGAATCGTATTATCAGTTG TGGACTGCGGCCACTTTTCTCTCGGTAA
- the LOC113394513 gene encoding uncharacterized protein LOC113394513, translating into MSPINEDGLEPPHIDVLDGGFSTQLSCHVGHVIDGDPLWSARFLHTHPNEVVNTHLDFLRAGADLIITNTYQASVDGFVEHLDVTPEQGYELIVRAVDLAKQARTLYLEEYQDYIQNEHIPLVVGSVGPYGAHLHDGSEYDGSYADTTSVQTMREWHRPRIQALVEAGVDLLALETIPCQEEAEMLCDLLREFTPIKAWLAFSCKDNQSIAHGESFQKVAKKCWEANPDQLVAVGVNCCAPSFVSSLLKGINDDRPHAPIPLIVYPNSGEKYNPQIGWIDRDKCEPVEVFIQEWLDLGVRYVGGCCRTYAADVSRIRNQVHCWRDRWRFQHKYDANTSPNAN; encoded by the exons ATGTCTCCGATAAATGAAGACGGCTTAGAGCCTCCACATATAGATGTTTTGGACGGCGGATTCTCCACGCAACTTTCTTGTCACGTAGGTCACGTCATTGACGGTGACCCTCTTTGGAGCGCCCGCTTCTTGCATACACACCCCAACGAGGTCGTGAATACTCATCTTGACTTCCTTAGAG cTGGTGCAGATTTAATTATTACGAATACGTATCAAGCGTCAGTTGATGGCTTTGTTGAACACTTGGACGTGACGCCTGAGCAAGGATATGAGCTCATCGTCCGCGCCGTAGACCTCGCCAAACAAGCGAGAACCTTATATCTAGAAGAATATCAGGATTATATTCAAAACG aacacATTCCACTAGTTGTGGGATCAGTGGGACCATACGGGGCTCATCTGCACGACGGATCAGAATACGACGGCAGTTATGCAGATACAACATCCGTTCAG ACAATGCGGGAATGGCATAGACCCCGAATTCAGGCCCTGGTGGAAGCAGGAGTTGATTTATTGGCGCTAGAGACGATACCGTGTCAGGAAGAAGCGGAAATGTTATGTGACTTGTTACGGGAATTCACTCCTATCAAAGCTTGGTTGGCTTTTAGCTGCAAG gATAACCAAAGCATCGCACACGGAGAGAGCTTCCAAAAAGTAGCAAAAAAATGCTGGGAAGCAAATCCGGATCAGCTAGTTGCTGTGGGAGTGAACTGCTGCGCGCCATCGTTTGTGTCGAGTCTCCTAAAAGGGATCAACGACGATCGACCACATGCCCCTATTCCGCTAATCGTTTATCCGAATTCAGGCGAAAAATACAACCCTCAAATTGG ATGGATCGACCGTGATAAATGTGAACCCGTAGAAGTGTTCATCCAAGAATGGTTAGATCTCGGAGTGCGGTACGTCGGGGGATGTTGTCGCACGTACGCCGCAGATGTGTCGCGCATTCGCAACCAGGTGCACTGCTGGCGTGACCGCTGGCGGTTCCAGCATAAATATGATGCAAACACGTCGCCAAATGCCAATTGA
- the LOC113394511 gene encoding rho guanine nucleotide exchange factor 7 isoform X1, giving the protein MSTENCLVKAIYSFKGKNNDELCFKKGDIITVTQKEEGGWWEGTLGETTGWFPSNYVTEYKDTSGSITTSPIRAASEIQAFRNVVLKDIIDSEKAHVAEMQGLVSNFLHPLEESDMLTKDEFKQLTGNINEVLQVHEQFLDLLEECAMKTGPDQRVGGLFLQWAPKIKAVHQIYCAGHPKAVCILDKYKEELNTWMENAGAVCPGVLVLTAGLSKPFRRLGKYPAMLQELARHVHEAHPDRGDTHRASIVYKDIASGCAALRRQKELELQVVTGEVRGWPGGELTSLGDVLHMGSVAVGPSHQDRYLVLFPSALLLLSVSKRVSAFVYEGCLPLTGITVCKLDDTETRKNAFEISGPMIDKIVAVCQTRAEADNWVSLLQKHSNNSSPTHESAQPQSLPHMAMSDSSNELSSGLSNHKRSHSFNNHQSYTQHTQQTQKNKHKNQSARWLLNSCDSLDQSPAKSSKTPIGKKFSSVDFIDATDSSFSNKGWSITCLRPAPPLRPQSFTVGSDENIGPTHPYAPHQRKSNSYEEDALILKVIEAYCTSARCRNAVSSVDCGHFSLGKVQYHAPATNIPHFNHTKLPALQRCGTPDLTGRTGASRVKRNKSSSAADAYLYRAPEARKLISERKFQLNRSNPNLWDCSERRRTLAGAHERRSGSQPSLAPRPAPPAAPRPAPPAARSSTWCCGTFVKQLTKSHHFD; this is encoded by the exons ATGTCTACTGAGAATTGCTTAGTGAAAGCAATATATTCATTCAAGGGTAAAAACAATGATGAACTATGCTTCAAAAAAGGTGACATTATCACTGTCACTCAAAAAGAAGAAGGAGGTTGGTGGGAAGGCACACTAGGAGAAACGACAGGATGGTTTCCTAGTAACTATGTGACCGAATATAaag ACACTTCTGGCTCCATAACTACTTCTCCAATAAGAGCAGCTTCAGAGATTCAAGCTTTTAGAAATGTAGTACTCAAGGATATAATTGATTCTGAAAAAGCCCATGTAGCTGAGATGCAAGGGCTAGTTAGCAACTTTTTACATCCCTTGGAAGAAAGTGACAT gcTCACTAAAGATGAATTCAAGCAGTTAACAGGAAATATTAATGAAGTGTTACAAGTGCATGAACAGTTTCTTGATTTATTGGAAGAATGTGCAATGAAGACAGGGCCAGACCAAAGAGTCGGTGGCCTGTTTCTGCAGTGGGCACCTAAAATAAAAGCAGTGCACCAAATATATTGTGCTGGTCACCCCAAAGCTGTCTGTATACTTGATAAATACAA AGAAGAGCTTAATACATGGATGGAAAATGCAGGGGCAGTTTGTCCAGGAGTACTGGTACTCACTGCAGGTCTATCAAAACCATTCCGACGTCTTGGGAAATATCCTGCAATGTTGCAGGAATTAGCCAGGCATGTGCATGAAGCTCACCCCGATAGAGGAGATACACATAGAGCTTCAAttgtttataaagatattgcT AGTGGTTGTGCAGCTTTAAGACGCCAAAAAGAGCTGGAGCTTCAAGTGGTAACAGGAGAAGTTCGAGGCTGGCCAGGAGGTGAACTAACCTCCCTTGGTGATGTACTTCATATGGGCAGTGTGGCAGTTGGTCCCTCCCATCAAGACCGGTACCTCGTACTGTTTCCATCTGCCCTGCTTCTTTTGTCAGTCAGCAAACGTGTGTCTGCATTTGTTTATGag ggaTGTCTTCCACTAACTGGTATTACGGTTTGCAAATTAGATGATACAGAAACAAGAAAAAATGCATTTGAAATTAGTGGGCCGATGATTGATAAAATAGTTGCAGTCTGCCAAACCAGGGCCGAAGCAGACAACTGGGTCAGTTTACTTCAGAAACACTCCAACAATAGCAGCCCTACTCACGAGTCTGCCCAGCCACAGTCTTTACCTCat ATGGCCATGAGCGACAGCAGTAATGAATTATCGTCGGGCCTCAGCAACCATAAAAGATCCCATTCATTCAACAACCATCAAAGCTACACTCAGCATACtcaacaaacacaaaaaaataaacacaagaaTCAATCGGCGCGCTGGCTTCTGAATTCTTGCGACTCGCTCGATCAATCGCCCGCTAAATCTAGTAAAACACCAATTGGAAAGAAATTCTCGTCGGTTGATTTCATCGACGCAACTGACTCATCATTTAgtaataaag GTTGGAGTATAACTTGCCTCCGGCCCGCACCGCCGCTGCGGCCGCAGTCCTTCACCGTCGGCTCCGACGAGAACATCGGCCCCACACACCCTTACGCGCCTCACCAGAGAAAGTCGAACTCCTACGAAGAAGATGCGCTCATATTGAAAGTCATCGAAGCGTATTGTACTTCGGCCCGCTGTAGGAATGCCGTGAGCTCCG TGGACTGCGGCCACTTTTCTCTCGGTAAAGTACAATATCACGCACCCGCCACTAACATACCTCACTTTAACCACACTAAACTGCCGGCGCTCCAGCGGTGCGGAACGCCGGATCTAACGGGCCGGACCGGGGCGTCGCGAGTCAAACGTAACAAAAGCTCCTCCGCGGCGGACGCCTACCTGTACCGCGCGCCCGAAGCGAGGAAGCTGATATCGGAGCGCAAGTTCCAGCTGAACAGGTCGAACCCCAACTTGTGGGACTGCTCGGAGCGGCGCCGCACGCTGGCGGGCGCGCACGAGCGCCGCAGCGGCTCGCAGCCCAGCCTGGCGCCGCGCCCCGCGCCccccgccgcgccgcgccccGCGCCCCCCGCCGCGCGCTCCTCCACCTGGTGCTGCGGCACCTTCGTCAAGCAGCTCACCAAGTCGCACCACTTCGACTGA
- the LOC113394511 gene encoding rho guanine nucleotide exchange factor 7 isoform X2 has product MSTENCLVKAIYSFKGKNNDELCFKKGDIITVTQKEEGGWWEGTLGETTGWFPSNYVTEYKDTSGSITTSPIRAASEIQAFRNVVLKDIIDSEKAHVAEMQGLVSNFLHPLEESDMLTKDEFKQLTGNINEVLQVHEQFLDLLEECAMKTGPDQRVGGLFLQWAPKIKAVHQIYCAGHPKAVCILDKYKEELNTWMENAGAVCPGVLVLTAGLSKPFRRLGKYPAMLQELARHVHEAHPDRGDTHRASIVYKDIASGCAALRRQKELELQVVTGEVRGWPGGELTSLGDVLHMGSVAVGPSHQDRYLVLFPSALLLLSVSKRVSAFVYEGCLPLTGITVCKLDDTETRKNAFEISGPMIDKIVAVCQTRAEADNWVSLLQKHSNNSSPTHESAQPQSLPHMAMSDSSNELSSGLSNHKRSHSFNNHQSYTQHTQQTQKNKHKNQSARWLLNSCDSLDQSPAKSSKTPIGKKFSSVDFIDATDSSFSNKGWSITCLRPAPPLRPQSFTVGSDENIGPTHPYAPHQRKSNSYEEDALILKVIEAYCTSARCRNAVSSECDDDSPIEALVRSPSLPIHSTSNHGSPSLWTIVMRLQSEIKTLKLDVKNLQVQLNEEKHDRTLAFAALQSRNIFKDAKESKC; this is encoded by the exons ATGTCTACTGAGAATTGCTTAGTGAAAGCAATATATTCATTCAAGGGTAAAAACAATGATGAACTATGCTTCAAAAAAGGTGACATTATCACTGTCACTCAAAAAGAAGAAGGAGGTTGGTGGGAAGGCACACTAGGAGAAACGACAGGATGGTTTCCTAGTAACTATGTGACCGAATATAaag ACACTTCTGGCTCCATAACTACTTCTCCAATAAGAGCAGCTTCAGAGATTCAAGCTTTTAGAAATGTAGTACTCAAGGATATAATTGATTCTGAAAAAGCCCATGTAGCTGAGATGCAAGGGCTAGTTAGCAACTTTTTACATCCCTTGGAAGAAAGTGACAT gcTCACTAAAGATGAATTCAAGCAGTTAACAGGAAATATTAATGAAGTGTTACAAGTGCATGAACAGTTTCTTGATTTATTGGAAGAATGTGCAATGAAGACAGGGCCAGACCAAAGAGTCGGTGGCCTGTTTCTGCAGTGGGCACCTAAAATAAAAGCAGTGCACCAAATATATTGTGCTGGTCACCCCAAAGCTGTCTGTATACTTGATAAATACAA AGAAGAGCTTAATACATGGATGGAAAATGCAGGGGCAGTTTGTCCAGGAGTACTGGTACTCACTGCAGGTCTATCAAAACCATTCCGACGTCTTGGGAAATATCCTGCAATGTTGCAGGAATTAGCCAGGCATGTGCATGAAGCTCACCCCGATAGAGGAGATACACATAGAGCTTCAAttgtttataaagatattgcT AGTGGTTGTGCAGCTTTAAGACGCCAAAAAGAGCTGGAGCTTCAAGTGGTAACAGGAGAAGTTCGAGGCTGGCCAGGAGGTGAACTAACCTCCCTTGGTGATGTACTTCATATGGGCAGTGTGGCAGTTGGTCCCTCCCATCAAGACCGGTACCTCGTACTGTTTCCATCTGCCCTGCTTCTTTTGTCAGTCAGCAAACGTGTGTCTGCATTTGTTTATGag ggaTGTCTTCCACTAACTGGTATTACGGTTTGCAAATTAGATGATACAGAAACAAGAAAAAATGCATTTGAAATTAGTGGGCCGATGATTGATAAAATAGTTGCAGTCTGCCAAACCAGGGCCGAAGCAGACAACTGGGTCAGTTTACTTCAGAAACACTCCAACAATAGCAGCCCTACTCACGAGTCTGCCCAGCCACAGTCTTTACCTCat ATGGCCATGAGCGACAGCAGTAATGAATTATCGTCGGGCCTCAGCAACCATAAAAGATCCCATTCATTCAACAACCATCAAAGCTACACTCAGCATACtcaacaaacacaaaaaaataaacacaagaaTCAATCGGCGCGCTGGCTTCTGAATTCTTGCGACTCGCTCGATCAATCGCCCGCTAAATCTAGTAAAACACCAATTGGAAAGAAATTCTCGTCGGTTGATTTCATCGACGCAACTGACTCATCATTTAgtaataaag GTTGGAGTATAACTTGCCTCCGGCCCGCACCGCCGCTGCGGCCGCAGTCCTTCACCGTCGGCTCCGACGAGAACATCGGCCCCACACACCCTTACGCGCCTCACCAGAGAAAGTCGAACTCCTACGAAGAAGATGCGCTCATATTGAAAGTCATCGAAGCGTATTGTACTTCGGCCCGCTGTAGGAATGCCGTGAGCTCCG AATGTGATGACGATTCGCCAATAGAAGCCCTGGTTAGATCGCCGTCGCTGCCAATCCACTCCACATCTAATCACGGCTCGCCGAGTTTGTGGACTATTGTCATGAGACTACAAAGcgaaataaaaactttgaaattaGACGTTAAAAATTTACAAGTGCAATTGAACGAAGAGAAACACGATCGAACTCTTGCCTTCGCCGCTTTACAGTCGCGCAATATTTTTAAGGACGCTAAAGAAAGTAAATGTTAA
- the LOC113394511 gene encoding rho guanine nucleotide exchange factor 7 isoform X4 — translation MSTENCLVKAIYSFKGKNNDELCFKKGDIITVTQKEEGGWWEGTLGETTGWFPSNYVTEYKDTSGSITTSPIRAASEIQAFRNVVLKDIIDSEKAHVAEMQGLVSNFLHPLEESDMLTKDEFKQLTGNINEVLQVHEQFLDLLEECAMKTGPDQRVGGLFLQWAPKIKAVHQIYCAGHPKAVCILDKYKEELNTWMENAGAVCPGVLVLTAGLSKPFRRLGKYPAMLQELARHVHEAHPDRGDTHRASIVYKDIASGCAALRRQKELELQVVTGEVRGWPGGELTSLGDVLHMGSVAVGPSHQDRYLVLFPSALLLLSVSKRVSAFVYEGCLPLTGITVCKLDDTETRKNAFEISGPMIDKIVAVCQTRAEADNWVSLLQKHSNNSSPTHESAQPQSLPHMAMSDSSNELSSGLSNHKRSHSFNNHQSYTQHTQQTQKNKHKNQSARWLLNSCDSLDQSPAKSSKTPIGKKFSSVDFIDATDSSFSNKGWSITCLRPAPPLRPQSFTVGSDENIGPTHPYAPHQRKSNSYEEDALILKVIEAYCTSARCRNAVSSVPNIPLEIFESTRRRHAKTRNRIISWLLE, via the exons ATGTCTACTGAGAATTGCTTAGTGAAAGCAATATATTCATTCAAGGGTAAAAACAATGATGAACTATGCTTCAAAAAAGGTGACATTATCACTGTCACTCAAAAAGAAGAAGGAGGTTGGTGGGAAGGCACACTAGGAGAAACGACAGGATGGTTTCCTAGTAACTATGTGACCGAATATAaag ACACTTCTGGCTCCATAACTACTTCTCCAATAAGAGCAGCTTCAGAGATTCAAGCTTTTAGAAATGTAGTACTCAAGGATATAATTGATTCTGAAAAAGCCCATGTAGCTGAGATGCAAGGGCTAGTTAGCAACTTTTTACATCCCTTGGAAGAAAGTGACAT gcTCACTAAAGATGAATTCAAGCAGTTAACAGGAAATATTAATGAAGTGTTACAAGTGCATGAACAGTTTCTTGATTTATTGGAAGAATGTGCAATGAAGACAGGGCCAGACCAAAGAGTCGGTGGCCTGTTTCTGCAGTGGGCACCTAAAATAAAAGCAGTGCACCAAATATATTGTGCTGGTCACCCCAAAGCTGTCTGTATACTTGATAAATACAA AGAAGAGCTTAATACATGGATGGAAAATGCAGGGGCAGTTTGTCCAGGAGTACTGGTACTCACTGCAGGTCTATCAAAACCATTCCGACGTCTTGGGAAATATCCTGCAATGTTGCAGGAATTAGCCAGGCATGTGCATGAAGCTCACCCCGATAGAGGAGATACACATAGAGCTTCAAttgtttataaagatattgcT AGTGGTTGTGCAGCTTTAAGACGCCAAAAAGAGCTGGAGCTTCAAGTGGTAACAGGAGAAGTTCGAGGCTGGCCAGGAGGTGAACTAACCTCCCTTGGTGATGTACTTCATATGGGCAGTGTGGCAGTTGGTCCCTCCCATCAAGACCGGTACCTCGTACTGTTTCCATCTGCCCTGCTTCTTTTGTCAGTCAGCAAACGTGTGTCTGCATTTGTTTATGag ggaTGTCTTCCACTAACTGGTATTACGGTTTGCAAATTAGATGATACAGAAACAAGAAAAAATGCATTTGAAATTAGTGGGCCGATGATTGATAAAATAGTTGCAGTCTGCCAAACCAGGGCCGAAGCAGACAACTGGGTCAGTTTACTTCAGAAACACTCCAACAATAGCAGCCCTACTCACGAGTCTGCCCAGCCACAGTCTTTACCTCat ATGGCCATGAGCGACAGCAGTAATGAATTATCGTCGGGCCTCAGCAACCATAAAAGATCCCATTCATTCAACAACCATCAAAGCTACACTCAGCATACtcaacaaacacaaaaaaataaacacaagaaTCAATCGGCGCGCTGGCTTCTGAATTCTTGCGACTCGCTCGATCAATCGCCCGCTAAATCTAGTAAAACACCAATTGGAAAGAAATTCTCGTCGGTTGATTTCATCGACGCAACTGACTCATCATTTAgtaataaag GTTGGAGTATAACTTGCCTCCGGCCCGCACCGCCGCTGCGGCCGCAGTCCTTCACCGTCGGCTCCGACGAGAACATCGGCCCCACACACCCTTACGCGCCTCACCAGAGAAAGTCGAACTCCTACGAAGAAGATGCGCTCATATTGAAAGTCATCGAAGCGTATTGTACTTCGGCCCGCTGTAGGAATGCCGTGAGCTCCG TACCCAATATACCACTGGAGATATTCGAGTCGACAAGGAGGAGACACGCAAAGACAAGGAATCGTATTATCAGTTGGTTATTAGAATAA
- the LOC113394512 gene encoding ankyrin-3-like — MDTPLEDILYESVLIRDQRSILNLLSQGANPNKVTSHGKTCLGEAAYIGNMRIVKILIDAWKSTCVPNKSEIHSKKKNYNLHKRKLQSVGHQDATNVKCKNVNDKTLKGETSNENMSSLQESHQSEHNQGYFVFIHNESSSSDEGKKPTKSPVSPTASVLTLQPELEWDEEIVNVAPTTSEDETWSSMYKWYADILESTGSAIASATVVSNGIDQHDAFMRTALHYAAEQGYGGIIKLILEAGGKIDVASGDGLTSLHIAVMRNHKDIVVQLLAAGSHVNYKSHEKTTPLHFAAARGNLELVKILVSNGAYLEARDTSERTPLYYAAGRGHLDIVKFFITHGANVNGEEIHGYTPLCQAVWHRHTKIVDILLASGARITHSHKLLHNAIFHHQEEIVKMLANMGVGINLHNDNGDTPLLLSARLSQPAIALILLQKGANANSCNSITWANALHIAVESVNYYTDFEDLLVSLMDHNIDLNYTALTGDTALNRALLLHRDCAASLLIRHGADVNGCDLRICGLDNLSIASRRRTSKIANLLIKAGHHIPVSDPNSPIPNPNTTLHWLYYMCREPLSLLDICRIRIRNCCENMPMHRYISSLYLPNSLKRFLMLEGED; from the exons ATGGATACGCCAttagaagatatattatatgaatcagTTCTAATACGAGATCAacgttctatattaaatttattatcacaaG GTGCTAATCCAAATAAAGTAACAAGTCATGGAAAAACATGCCTGGGAGAAGCTGCATATATTGGCAACATGAggattgtaaaaatattgattgatgCCTGGAAATCCACTTGTGTACCAAATAAATCTGAAATTCATTCTAAgaagaaaaattataacttacACAAGAGAAAGCTTCAGAGTGTAGGTCATCAAGATGCAACAAATGTTAAGTGTAAAAATGTTAATGACAAAACACTTAAAGGTGAaacttcaaatgaaaatatgtcATCATTACAAGAAAGCCATCAATCTGAACATAATCAGGGctatttcgtttttatacataatgaaAGTTCCAGCAGTGATGAGGGTAAAAAGCCTACAAAGTCACCTGTCAGCCCTACTGCCTCAGTTTTAACCCTTCAACCTGAATTAGAGTGGGACGAAGAAATAGTTAATGTTGCGCCTACTACTAGTGAAGATGAAACTTGGTCCTCTATGTATAA ATGGTATGCTGACATATTGGAAAGTACAGGTTCAGCTATTGCCTCCGCTACAGTAGTTTCAAATGGAATTGATCAGCATGATGCTTTTATGAGGACGGCTTTGCATTATGCTGCTGAGCAAGGCTATGGaggaattattaaattaatattagaagcTG GTGGTAAAATAGATGTAGCTTCTGGTGATGGACTAACATCTTTACATATTGCTGTAATGAGAAATCATAAAGATATAGTGGTACAACTTTTAGCAGCTGGTAgtcatgttaattataaaagtcaTGAAAAAACAACACCTCTACATTTTGCAGCAGCCAGAGGGAATTTGGAATTG gttaAGATTCTAGTCAGTAATGGTGCTTACTTAGAGGCACGGGATACAAGTGAACGCACACCCTTATATTATGCAGCTGGAAGAGGTCATTTGGATATTGTCAAGTTTTTTATAACTCACGGGGCAAATGTCAACGGAGAGGAAATCCAcg GTTACACACCACTATGTCAGGCAGTGTGGCACAGACATACTAAAATTGTTGATATCCTCCTAGCCAGTGGAGCTAGGATAACACATTCACACAAACTTTTACACAATGCAATTTTTCATCATCAG GAAGAGATTGTCAAAATGCTTGCAAATATGGGAGTTGGTATTAATTTGCACAATGATAATGGAGACACTCCATTGTTATTATCAGCTAGATTATCACAGCCTGCCATTGCTCTAATCCTATTACAAAAag gtGCAAATGCTAATTCTTGCAACAGTATAACTTGGGCCAACGCACTACATATCGCTGTGGAAAGTGTTAACTACTACACGGACTTTGAAGATCTACTTGTGAGTTTGATGGatcataatattgatttaaactaTACTGCACTTACAGGAGATACTGCTCTTAATAGAGCTTTGCTCCTTCACAG ggatTGTGCAGCTTCTTTGTTAATACGTCATGGTGCTGACGTAAATGGATGTGACTTGCGTATATGTGGCTTAGATAATTTATCGATAGCTAGTAGAAGACGAACATCAAAAATCGCGAATCTGCTCATAAAAGCAGGACATCATATTCCTGTGTCAGATCCAAATTCTCCAATACCAAA